From Echinicola soli, a single genomic window includes:
- a CDS encoding PhoX family protein: protein MKKLLTIQAIASALFLAGCNDDKEGDTPVPPSAEVELTNHSKTPVFLKLKSGFEDVEIYNLLTSEDQLENTPAFVYGSMADGAGLMKNDDGTFTLLNNIEADYSVARIAFDETFKPVGGEYILNAEATAATAQCSGSLITLEEHGFGPLYLSGGEWGGNSKGVFMTDPSKDPADAQTATMLPALGQWSVENAVAIGKEAYPGKTVVFVGDDTSDNETPSGQVAMYVGDQGDLSNGKLYGMKVTSPGITYEMDMEEGEEYEVEFSEYQERTYDELEQESREKGFMGFSRVEDIDWRRGSAENNREIYFAVTGRKNDALLNKGTFYGRVYKLVLDSEDPTKATISCVLDGDKPDGKAKAFHSPDNILVTENYVYIQEDPNGYFDQSDKMHFAQLYQYDINSGDLKTVLECDQEAAAAQNYGTDEDIWEITGMIDVSDILGVDETFLMITQNHGWEDEAFTDPNANANTDSNEGSMLFVLKGLNR from the coding sequence ATGAAAAAATTATTGACCATTCAGGCCATTGCCAGCGCCTTATTTTTGGCTGGTTGTAATGATGATAAGGAAGGGGATACTCCTGTGCCCCCGAGTGCAGAGGTGGAACTTACAAACCACTCTAAGACTCCTGTATTTTTAAAATTAAAATCAGGCTTTGAGGACGTCGAGATCTATAATTTATTGACCTCCGAAGATCAATTGGAAAATACACCAGCCTTTGTTTATGGCAGTATGGCGGATGGTGCAGGATTAATGAAAAATGATGATGGCACATTTACCTTGCTAAATAATATCGAGGCGGATTATTCTGTAGCCCGGATTGCCTTTGACGAAACATTTAAGCCTGTGGGCGGAGAGTATATCCTAAATGCTGAAGCCACAGCCGCCACGGCCCAATGTTCGGGGTCCTTGATCACGTTGGAGGAGCACGGTTTTGGGCCGTTATACCTTTCAGGTGGGGAATGGGGAGGAAACTCCAAGGGGGTTTTTATGACGGATCCCAGCAAAGATCCTGCTGATGCCCAAACGGCCACCATGCTGCCGGCATTAGGGCAATGGTCAGTAGAAAATGCCGTGGCTATCGGGAAAGAAGCCTACCCTGGCAAAACGGTGGTTTTCGTCGGTGATGATACCAGTGATAATGAAACCCCTTCTGGCCAAGTGGCCATGTATGTAGGGGACCAAGGAGACTTATCCAATGGCAAACTTTATGGTATGAAAGTGACCAGCCCTGGTATCACGTATGAAATGGACATGGAAGAAGGAGAAGAGTACGAGGTGGAATTCAGCGAATACCAAGAGCGTACCTATGATGAACTGGAGCAGGAATCCAGAGAAAAAGGCTTTATGGGTTTTTCCAGAGTGGAGGATATCGACTGGAGAAGAGGTTCCGCAGAGAATAACCGTGAAATTTACTTTGCAGTGACCGGCAGAAAAAACGATGCGTTGCTGAACAAAGGTACTTTTTACGGACGTGTGTATAAATTGGTGTTGGACAGTGAAGACCCTACCAAGGCGACCATTTCCTGTGTACTGGATGGTGACAAACCCGATGGAAAAGCCAAGGCATTCCATAGCCCTGACAATATTCTGGTGACCGAAAACTATGTGTATATCCAAGAGGATCCAAACGGGTATTTTGACCAGTCCGACAAGATGCACTTTGCGCAGTTGTACCAGTATGACATCAATTCCGGTGATCTGAAAACTGTCTTGGAGTGTGACCAAGAAGCAGCTGCTGCGCAAAACTATGGTACGGATGAGGACATTTGGGAAATCACCGGGATGATCGATGTATCTGACATCCTGGGCGTAGATGAGACCTTCCTGATGATTACCCAAAATCACGGCTGGGAAGACGAAGCATTTACCGATCCCAATGCCAATGCCAACACTGATTCAAATGAAGGAAGTATGCTTTTCGTTTTGAAAGGTCTAAACCGCTAA
- a CDS encoding NAD(P)H-dependent oxidoreductase — MSLLENLTWRYATKKMNGKAVPQEKVDYILEAARLSPSSSGLQPYRIIVVTDPEIKEKIKPIAWDQSQITDASHILVFAAWEKYTEDRIKEVFHNTLTARGLPLDKMDAYRERLWGMYSQLPEEWHAHHAAKQAYIAFGTAIVAAAEQKVDATPMEGFDPAALDELLGLKELGLKSAVVLPLGYRDEENDWLSGMKKFRTPKEEFVISSAEILEK; from the coding sequence ATGAGCTTATTAGAGAATCTAACGTGGAGATATGCCACTAAAAAAATGAACGGAAAGGCTGTTCCCCAAGAAAAAGTGGATTACATCCTGGAAGCAGCGAGGCTTTCCCCTTCTTCTTCCGGATTGCAGCCCTACAGGATCATTGTGGTAACTGATCCTGAGATAAAGGAAAAAATCAAACCGATCGCTTGGGATCAGAGCCAGATCACCGATGCTTCCCATATTCTGGTATTTGCTGCCTGGGAAAAGTACACAGAAGATAGAATTAAAGAGGTTTTTCATAATACATTAACAGCCAGAGGTCTTCCTTTGGACAAGATGGATGCTTACAGAGAGCGTTTGTGGGGTATGTACAGCCAGCTTCCTGAGGAGTGGCATGCGCATCACGCGGCTAAGCAGGCGTATATAGCCTTCGGTACGGCCATCGTTGCGGCGGCCGAGCAGAAGGTAGATGCCACACCGATGGAAGGCTTTGATCCAGCTGCTTTGGATGAGTTGCTTGGGCTGAAAGAGCTAGGGCTGAAAAGCGCTGTTGTTTTACCTTTGGGCTATAGGGACGAAGAAAATGACTGGCTGTCAGGTATGAAAAAATTCCGTACTCCAAAAGAAGAATTTGTGATTTCATCAGCTGAGATCTTGGAGAAATAA
- a CDS encoding O-methyltransferase, giving the protein MNDANMHDVPANYPKVLAKCQEIGFSMPSDQYIGALLKTLMLSKFGGNFLEIGTGIGLSLAWMVDGLSEKATLTTVDNDPALTAIAADFFGHDKRVKVVCADGGEWIRSYSGDAFDLIFADAWPGKYSHLDETLAMLKVGGFYIIDDMDTQPNWPAGHEENVEKLIATLESRSDLSLCKMNWSTGLVVAVKTEDYK; this is encoded by the coding sequence ATGAATGATGCTAATATGCATGATGTACCGGCCAATTATCCGAAAGTCCTAGCTAAGTGCCAAGAAATAGGTTTTAGTATGCCTTCAGACCAGTATATCGGTGCATTGCTGAAGACCTTGATGTTGTCAAAGTTCGGTGGTAATTTTCTGGAAATAGGTACGGGAATTGGCCTTTCATTGGCTTGGATGGTGGATGGGCTCAGTGAAAAGGCCACATTGACCACCGTGGATAATGATCCAGCCCTAACTGCGATAGCAGCAGACTTTTTTGGTCACGATAAGCGTGTAAAGGTGGTTTGTGCAGATGGGGGTGAATGGATCAGAAGCTATTCGGGTGATGCTTTTGATTTGATTTTTGCTGATGCCTGGCCAGGTAAGTACAGCCATCTGGACGAAACGCTGGCCATGTTAAAAGTAGGAGGCTTTTATATTATCGACGATATGGATACCCAGCCAAACTGGCCAGCAGGTCATGAAGAAAATGTGGAAAAGCTTATTGCTACATTGGAGTCTCGCTCTGATTTGTCTTTATGTAAGATGAATTGGTCCACGGGGCTGGTAGTGGCGGTGAAGACGGAAGATTATAAGTAG
- a CDS encoding carbohydrate-binding family 9-like protein produces the protein MVIPRLLLLLLMFPFLLSGQQLKDRRHYVAYQATAPLKMDGRMEEKDWQNAAWSDLFVDIEGEVKPTPLFDTKLKMLWDEENLYIAVWMEEPDLWATYTERESVIFHQNDIEVFIDPDGDTHNYYELEINALGTEWDLLMTKPYRNGGAPINGWNINGFQKGLSLQGTVNDPTDKDSAWTVEMAIPWKALSQKGPAYSPPADGQQWRINFSRVQWQLDTKDGQYIKKTNPETGKHYPEYNWVWSPQGHINMHIPENWGYVQFAARPAGTEKVPFQLAKDEAVKDALRSLYHKQHRYFKNHGTFATQLSQLPDAGDFKKFHPQFEVSATRFKLSASSLNSDQTWFITEDSKIWRE, from the coding sequence ATGGTTATTCCTAGATTGCTACTCCTCTTGCTGATGTTTCCCTTTTTGCTTTCTGGGCAGCAATTGAAAGACAGGAGACATTATGTCGCCTACCAAGCCACCGCTCCCCTAAAAATGGACGGAAGAATGGAGGAGAAGGATTGGCAAAACGCAGCATGGTCCGATTTATTTGTGGATATCGAGGGAGAAGTCAAGCCTACACCACTTTTCGACACCAAGCTAAAGATGCTTTGGGATGAGGAAAACCTCTACATCGCGGTATGGATGGAAGAGCCGGACTTATGGGCCACCTACACTGAAAGGGAATCCGTGATATTTCACCAAAATGACATTGAAGTGTTTATCGATCCCGATGGTGATACCCATAATTACTATGAGCTGGAGATCAATGCACTTGGCACCGAGTGGGACCTGCTTATGACCAAGCCTTACCGTAATGGCGGCGCTCCCATTAACGGCTGGAATATAAATGGATTCCAAAAAGGCCTTTCCCTCCAAGGCACTGTTAATGATCCCACTGACAAGGACAGCGCCTGGACCGTAGAAATGGCCATTCCCTGGAAAGCACTTTCCCAAAAGGGACCTGCCTATTCCCCACCAGCCGATGGCCAGCAGTGGCGGATCAATTTTTCCAGGGTACAGTGGCAGCTGGACACCAAGGACGGGCAATACATCAAAAAAACCAATCCTGAAACGGGCAAACACTATCCCGAATACAACTGGGTGTGGTCTCCCCAAGGGCATATTAACATGCACATTCCTGAAAACTGGGGCTACGTCCAATTTGCGGCCAGACCAGCAGGTACAGAAAAAGTCCCTTTCCAGCTCGCAAAAGATGAAGCCGTCAAGGATGCACTACGCTCGCTTTATCATAAACAGCACCGCTATTTCAAAAACCATGGAACGTTTGCCACCCAGCTTTCCCAATTGCCAGATGCTGGTGACTTCAAGAAATTCCATCCTCAATTCGAGGTGAGTGCCACACGCTTTAAGCTTTCAGCATCTTCCCTCAACAGTGATCAAACTTGGTTTATAACCGAAGACAGCAAAATATGGCGAGAGTGA
- a CDS encoding DUF4328 domain-containing protein, translating to MAQLFVYLVMALHAVSIISGYMQYDLLIRAEEMGITDQEAEVNDLREQVIAILIIATYIVSAIVFLNWFRRAYFNLHTLMPNRLDFSEGWAVGAWFVPFINLYRPYRIMKELFDETESYLRRKKVAFDSQHQDGLVISWWVVWILGGFIDRISWRIYANAETIDELLEMTIMDMVSSGIIIVCGVLVARLIKDYSQLEQILANESNYENALNPTEEIALLD from the coding sequence TTGGCTCAGCTGTTTGTCTATTTGGTAATGGCCCTTCATGCTGTCAGTATTATTTCAGGCTATATGCAGTATGACCTCCTGATTCGTGCGGAGGAAATGGGCATCACTGATCAAGAGGCCGAAGTAAATGACTTAAGAGAGCAGGTGATAGCGATTTTGATCATCGCGACCTACATCGTATCCGCCATCGTTTTTCTTAATTGGTTTCGCAGGGCCTACTTTAACTTGCATACGTTGATGCCAAACCGGCTGGACTTTTCAGAAGGATGGGCTGTAGGCGCTTGGTTTGTTCCTTTCATAAACCTCTACAGGCCTTATCGAATCATGAAGGAGCTGTTTGACGAGACCGAGTCTTATTTGAGAAGGAAGAAGGTGGCTTTTGATTCCCAGCATCAGGATGGTTTAGTGATCAGTTGGTGGGTAGTCTGGATTTTGGGTGGATTTATCGATAGAATATCCTGGAGAATTTATGCCAATGCCGAAACGATTGACGAACTACTGGAAATGACAATCATGGACATGGTTTCCTCCGGAATCATTATCGTATGCGGAGTGTTGGTGGCCAGGCTTATCAAAGATTACAGTCAGCTGGAACAGATATTGGCCAATGAAAGCAACTACGAAAACGCACTAAACCCAACTGAGGAAATAGCCTTGTTAGATTGA
- a CDS encoding DUF805 domain-containing protein, whose protein sequence is MEYYKKVLSQYADFNGRARRKEYWMFALFNLLVLIVLSIVAVMLSMVLSSELPYILLFGAYTLAIIIPSLAVAVRRLHDIGKSGWMYLVGLIPMIGGIWLLVLLVTEGEHGANQYGEDPKEGEKSF, encoded by the coding sequence ATGGAATACTACAAAAAAGTACTTAGCCAATACGCTGATTTTAACGGGCGTGCACGACGAAAAGAATACTGGATGTTTGCGCTATTTAATTTATTAGTATTAATCGTTTTGAGCATAGTGGCTGTTATGCTTTCAATGGTGCTCTCAAGTGAGCTCCCTTATATCTTATTATTTGGTGCCTATACTTTGGCCATTATCATTCCTTCTCTGGCCGTAGCTGTGCGCAGGCTCCATGATATTGGTAAAAGCGGATGGATGTACTTGGTTGGCTTGATTCCGATGATTGGTGGGATATGGCTACTAGTACTTTTGGTTACAGAAGGTGAGCACGGAGCCAATCAATACGGCGAAGATCCTAAAGAAGGGGAGAAAAGCTTTTAA
- a CDS encoding winged helix-turn-helix transcriptional regulator — protein sequence MDTSTTKDKEKVHICSGEFVVAVRDTLNVISGKWKLPIIGSLCYGKKRFKDLESDIPKITPRMLSKELKELELNSIVTRTVYDTTPVTVEYELTPSGKKIRELLDAMVTWGLQHREAVMSAE from the coding sequence ATGGACACATCAACGACAAAAGACAAGGAAAAAGTTCACATTTGCTCAGGTGAATTTGTGGTAGCCGTGCGGGACACGCTAAATGTAATCAGTGGAAAATGGAAACTTCCCATCATTGGATCGCTCTGCTATGGTAAAAAACGGTTTAAAGACTTGGAAAGTGATATCCCAAAAATCACCCCGCGCATGCTCTCCAAAGAACTCAAAGAGCTCGAACTGAACAGCATTGTGACCAGAACAGTCTATGACACCACACCCGTAACGGTCGAATATGAGCTCACCCCCTCCGGCAAGAAAATTCGTGAACTACTGGATGCCATGGTCACTTGGGGACTACAGCATCGCGAAGCAGTGATGAGTGCTGAATGA
- a CDS encoding TlpA disulfide reductase family protein, with translation MHRVFFILILAASIISPSFAQDGGYTIDGKFDVDYEGFVYLHYDGKVDSALVQENGFSFSGKVPYVMEAYFTANTRMTNGDFYLENSEMKVLLGRTDEITFISDVKGCHTLKEMEKLGRFYEKSSEGPDFHRDLYQWVLELVKADPRSQFSGMLVAALISNEQYDLQDVNDLVTAMDTTTQVAATMREIRLTMGRRSTAWVGNALLPLRFPDDSGKVRSTTEFSGQYLLVTFWASNCGYCRKENPAMVKVYEKYHAKGLEVFGVSVDSQREQWLAAIKEDQLPWVDTLAEGGINHPDIKSLGIYFIPSNYLLDPSGIIIGVNLSPEELDRQLASIMSDISPEQSITLN, from the coding sequence ATGCACCGAGTTTTTTTTATCTTGATTCTGGCAGCTAGTATCATTAGTCCTTCTTTTGCCCAAGATGGTGGATACACCATTGATGGAAAGTTTGATGTAGATTATGAAGGGTTTGTGTATCTCCATTATGATGGGAAAGTGGATAGCGCGTTAGTGCAGGAAAATGGGTTTTCCTTTTCTGGTAAGGTGCCTTATGTGATGGAAGCTTATTTTACGGCAAATACCCGTATGACCAATGGGGATTTTTATTTGGAGAACAGTGAGATGAAAGTCTTGCTGGGGAGGACAGATGAAATTACTTTTATCTCCGATGTGAAAGGCTGTCATACGCTTAAGGAAATGGAAAAGCTGGGCAGATTCTATGAGAAATCTTCCGAAGGTCCAGACTTCCATCGTGATCTTTATCAATGGGTACTGGAGCTGGTGAAAGCCGATCCCCGAAGCCAATTTTCGGGCATGTTGGTAGCTGCTTTGATTAGCAATGAACAATATGATTTACAGGATGTCAATGATTTGGTGACCGCTATGGATACCACTACCCAAGTGGCAGCGACGATGAGAGAGATTCGATTGACCATGGGGAGAAGAAGTACTGCCTGGGTAGGGAATGCGCTTCTTCCTTTACGCTTCCCGGATGATAGTGGAAAAGTGCGCAGTACAACAGAATTTTCAGGGCAGTATCTGTTGGTCACTTTTTGGGCATCCAACTGTGGTTATTGTAGGAAAGAAAATCCTGCTATGGTAAAGGTCTATGAAAAATACCATGCGAAGGGACTGGAAGTGTTTGGAGTTTCCGTTGATTCGCAGCGGGAGCAATGGCTTGCGGCAATAAAAGAGGATCAGCTACCTTGGGTAGATACGCTGGCAGAAGGAGGAATAAACCATCCGGATATAAAGAGCCTTGGAATATACTTTATACCCAGTAATTATCTCCTTGATCCTAGCGGGATTATCATTGGCGTTAATCTCTCTCCGGAGGAATTGGACCGTCAACTGGCTTCAATTATGAGTGATATTTCCCCGGAACAATCTATTACCTTAAACTAA
- a CDS encoding deoxyguanosinetriphosphate triphosphohydrolase, with translation MMKWEKLLSAGRADFKNKANQSQEQYRSEFERDYDRIIFSAPFRNLQDKTQVFPLPELDFVHTRLTHSLEVSSVGRSLGKSAGEYLLKKYPSLSEMCIGSSDIGAIVAAAALTHDLGNPPFGHAGEDAISDFFRFHPSGQCWRDHLRDEEWADMTHFEGNAQGFRMLLDKNNGLQVCYATLAAFTKYPRPAAVEKIDPRRRSQKKFGFFADQLSLFKQLADTLGIPSSGKNTWFRHPLAFLVEAADDICYSIIDLEDGCTLGLVQLEEAIPLLAEIIGEKFQEEKLHSIKTSAQKLAILRAMAISRLVEETVAAFRTHEEAMLSGEFDQALTDCIPSSKALDKITKLSVKKIYRSQPVLEKEAAGFQVLEGLLEVFSSALYNQYFDTERFSGKDKSILRLLPEVFKPDNELQMPYLLLRNLVDFIAGMTDKYALSLYRKVKGIALPGA, from the coding sequence ATGATGAAATGGGAAAAGCTGCTAAGTGCAGGTCGCGCAGATTTTAAAAACAAGGCCAATCAAAGCCAAGAGCAATACCGAAGTGAGTTTGAAAGGGACTATGACCGGATTATCTTTTCGGCACCGTTCCGGAATTTACAGGATAAGACACAGGTATTTCCATTACCTGAGTTGGATTTTGTGCACACCAGGCTTACCCACAGTTTAGAAGTGTCCAGCGTGGGCAGATCGCTGGGTAAATCGGCAGGAGAGTATTTGCTCAAAAAATACCCTTCTCTTTCTGAGATGTGTATTGGGTCCAGTGATATTGGTGCGATTGTGGCGGCGGCGGCACTTACCCATGATCTCGGCAACCCTCCTTTTGGCCATGCCGGAGAAGACGCCATTTCTGACTTTTTTAGGTTTCACCCTTCCGGGCAGTGTTGGAGAGACCATTTGCGGGATGAAGAATGGGCAGACATGACTCATTTTGAAGGCAATGCCCAAGGATTCAGGATGCTTCTTGACAAAAACAATGGCCTTCAGGTTTGCTACGCTACATTGGCAGCATTCACCAAATACCCCAGGCCTGCTGCTGTGGAGAAGATAGATCCCAGAAGACGAAGCCAAAAGAAGTTCGGATTTTTCGCTGACCAGTTATCGCTTTTTAAGCAATTGGCAGATACGCTGGGGATTCCTTCATCTGGTAAAAATACCTGGTTCAGGCATCCATTGGCATTTTTGGTAGAGGCGGCAGATGATATTTGTTATAGCATTATTGACTTGGAGGATGGTTGTACGCTTGGGCTGGTACAGTTGGAGGAGGCAATTCCACTTTTGGCAGAGATCATCGGGGAGAAATTTCAGGAAGAAAAGCTCCATTCTATCAAAACTTCTGCACAAAAATTGGCTATTTTGAGGGCCATGGCCATCAGTAGATTGGTAGAGGAGACGGTTGCAGCTTTTAGAACCCATGAAGAAGCCATGCTTTCCGGAGAATTTGATCAAGCCCTGACCGATTGCATTCCTTCTTCAAAGGCTTTGGACAAAATCACCAAATTGTCCGTAAAGAAGATATATCGCTCGCAGCCTGTACTGGAAAAAGAGGCGGCAGGGTTCCAAGTGTTGGAGGGGCTGCTGGAAGTTTTCTCCAGTGCTCTCTATAACCAATATTTCGATACGGAGAGATTTTCCGGTAAGGACAAGAGCATATTGAGGCTTTTGCCTGAAGTGTTTAAGCCTGATAATGAACTTCAGATGCCCTACTTATTGCTCCGAAATTTGGTGGATTTTATTGCCGGAATGACAGATAAGTATGCGCTTTCACTTTACCGGAAAGTCAAAGGAATTGCCCTTCCCGGTGCTTGA
- a CDS encoding cytochrome-c peroxidase, with protein MRNILSQKAYVFIGLLLLSPCFFSCKKQAESKNDSSPIDQLAEQYYGHLRKSYLYLDSITGERSQRKVESYFLQSRKHFKMAEPILAFMDSENYKFLNQPNISKIEEEDFTDIKIKSPKGFQVLEETIFVEDPDWKSIGKTAQLTAGRLKLLHRNTSFDFVQPYHVLWMVRDGFVRVALTGITGFDSPVLENSLTEARYVYAGLQETLVLFKDQFQNEAVYEKAFQELEKSIHALEGDFGTFDRYGFIKEHTQPMLGIWNEVVADWGVTFPFEEAIRNDATSLFSDQTFNISYFSSESFEDLDEEKVALGKRLFNEKAFSLHGDMSCATCHLPEKQFTDGRKTAMGNPRNSPTLVYAALQKGFFYDNRSGSLEGQIVDVTTNENEFHTDLDHLQTIAANNPSYAKAFRALYESEEVLEGDIRNAIASYIRSLVPFYSKFDRNMNGLEETLTADEREGFNLFMGKAKCATCHFPPIFNGTVPVTFKESEMELIGVPGANDTINATIDDDLGRYEVYHTEERKHFFKTPTVRNAAHTAPFMHNGVYNTLEEVIDFYDRGGGAGIGIALENQTLPTDKLELTASEKNALVAFIEALSDGAPGNQEGDVKQMAVK; from the coding sequence ATGCGTAACATATTATCCCAAAAGGCTTATGTTTTCATAGGCCTTTTGCTTTTATCACCCTGTTTTTTTTCTTGCAAGAAGCAAGCTGAATCCAAAAATGATTCTTCACCGATCGATCAACTGGCAGAGCAGTACTATGGTCATTTAAGAAAATCGTATTTGTATTTGGACAGTATTACTGGAGAGAGGAGCCAACGTAAAGTGGAAAGCTATTTTTTGCAGTCCCGGAAACATTTTAAGATGGCTGAGCCCATCTTGGCCTTTATGGATTCGGAAAACTATAAATTTCTGAACCAGCCCAATATTTCCAAGATCGAAGAGGAGGATTTTACAGATATCAAAATAAAATCTCCAAAGGGCTTTCAGGTGTTGGAGGAGACCATTTTTGTGGAAGACCCTGATTGGAAATCCATAGGAAAAACAGCACAACTGACCGCTGGAAGGCTTAAACTGTTACATAGAAACACTTCTTTTGACTTTGTGCAGCCCTATCATGTCCTGTGGATGGTGCGAGATGGTTTTGTACGGGTAGCCCTGACGGGAATTACGGGCTTCGACTCGCCGGTATTGGAAAATTCACTGACAGAGGCGCGTTATGTGTATGCCGGGCTACAAGAGACTTTGGTCCTGTTTAAAGACCAATTTCAGAATGAGGCCGTTTATGAAAAAGCCTTTCAGGAGCTGGAAAAAAGTATCCATGCGCTTGAAGGCGATTTTGGCACGTTTGACCGTTATGGCTTTATCAAGGAGCATACCCAACCCATGCTCGGTATTTGGAATGAGGTCGTGGCAGATTGGGGAGTGACTTTTCCTTTTGAAGAGGCCATCCGAAATGATGCGACTTCATTGTTTTCGGACCAGACGTTCAATATCAGCTATTTTTCATCCGAGAGCTTTGAGGATTTGGATGAAGAGAAAGTGGCCTTGGGCAAGCGGTTATTTAACGAAAAGGCATTTTCCCTTCATGGGGATATGAGCTGTGCCACTTGCCACCTTCCGGAGAAGCAGTTTACCGATGGACGAAAGACGGCTATGGGAAATCCCCGAAACAGCCCGACCCTAGTATATGCCGCACTACAAAAGGGATTTTTCTATGACAATAGGTCTGGCAGTCTGGAAGGGCAGATCGTGGACGTGACCACCAATGAAAATGAATTCCATACCGACCTGGATCATCTCCAAACTATTGCAGCCAATAACCCTTCCTATGCCAAGGCCTTTCGAGCACTTTATGAAAGCGAGGAGGTGTTGGAAGGGGATATTCGGAATGCCATTGCCAGCTATATCAGAAGCTTGGTCCCGTTTTATTCCAAGTTTGATCGAAATATGAATGGGCTCGAAGAAACGCTTACCGCAGATGAAAGAGAAGGGTTTAATCTCTTCATGGGCAAAGCCAAATGCGCCACCTGTCATTTTCCTCCGATATTTAACGGCACAGTGCCCGTTACCTTTAAGGAATCTGAAATGGAGCTGATCGGCGTACCAGGTGCCAACGATACCATCAATGCGACCATAGATGATGACTTGGGCAGGTATGAGGTTTATCACACCGAAGAAAGGAAACATTTCTTCAAAACACCCACTGTCCGAAATGCTGCCCACACGGCTCCGTTTATGCACAATGGCGTTTATAATACCTTGGAGGAAGTGATTGACTTTTATGATCGCGGAGGAGGTGCCGGCATTGGTATTGCATTGGAAAACCAAACTTTGCCCACGGATAAGCTGGAGTTGACAGCATCAGAGAAAAATGCCTTGGTGGCATTTATAGAGGCCCTAAGTGATGGTGCCCCTGGCAACCAAGAAGGTGATGTCAAGCAAATGGCTGTGAAATAG
- a CDS encoding DNA-3-methyladenine glycosylase I has protein sequence MANFLINQSEKIRCPWCLGFEDYIKYHDEEWGVPVYSDRVHFEFLVLESAQAGLSWATILKKREGYRKAFADFDYKKVADYPDSMVEELLLDAGIIRNRLKIAAAINNAKRFMEVQAEVGSFTSYIWDFVNGKPIDGQLKNMTDAKATTPESDKLAKDLKKRGFKFLGSTTIYAHMQATGLVNDHLMQCFRHQEVKRMIR, from the coding sequence ATGGCCAATTTCCTAATCAACCAAAGTGAAAAAATTCGATGCCCATGGTGCCTCGGGTTTGAAGATTATATCAAATACCATGATGAAGAGTGGGGCGTACCCGTGTATAGTGACCGGGTCCATTTTGAGTTTTTGGTATTGGAAAGTGCCCAGGCCGGACTGAGCTGGGCCACCATTCTAAAGAAACGCGAAGGCTATCGAAAGGCTTTTGCAGACTTCGACTATAAGAAGGTGGCGGATTATCCAGACAGCATGGTAGAAGAGCTGCTCCTGGATGCTGGCATCATCCGCAACAGGCTGAAAATCGCTGCTGCCATCAATAATGCCAAACGCTTTATGGAAGTACAAGCGGAAGTGGGCAGTTTTACGAGTTATATCTGGGATTTTGTAAACGGCAAGCCCATAGATGGCCAGTTAAAAAACATGACGGATGCCAAGGCCACCACTCCAGAATCCGACAAACTTGCCAAAGACCTCAAAAAGCGAGGATTTAAATTTCTTGGCAGCACCACGATCTATGCCCACATGCAGGCCACCGGACTCGTCAATGACCATCTGATGCAGTGCTTTCGCCACCAGGAGGTGAAGCGTATGATAAGGTAA
- a CDS encoding peroxiredoxin-like family protein yields MLQLKMLLVAVSFATLLFSSVYAQEVPADPTDISPLLIGEKIPESMVKDPDGNARSLLEEIGKKPTVLIFYRGGWCPYCNKHLAELQAVEQDILDMGYQILAVSPDAPEQLKTTVDKNELTYRLFSDSDLKVTKEFGLAFQAPDRYKKMLFNASAEQNPGELPVPAVFVLNQEGTILFEYINPNYDSRMSGKMLTAVLGSLED; encoded by the coding sequence ATGCTTCAATTAAAAATGTTGTTGGTGGCGGTGAGTTTCGCTACATTGTTGTTCTCGTCAGTTTATGCGCAGGAAGTCCCTGCGGATCCCACGGATATTTCTCCCTTACTGATCGGTGAAAAGATTCCAGAAAGTATGGTGAAGGATCCAGATGGCAATGCCCGGTCGCTTCTGGAGGAAATTGGCAAGAAGCCTACTGTCTTGATCTTTTACCGTGGAGGCTGGTGTCCTTATTGTAATAAGCATCTTGCCGAACTACAAGCGGTGGAGCAGGATATTTTGGACATGGGATATCAGATCCTGGCGGTAAGTCCCGATGCTCCTGAGCAGTTAAAGACTACCGTAGATAAAAACGAGCTGACATACAGGCTTTTTTCTGATAGTGACCTGAAAGTGACCAAGGAATTTGGACTGGCTTTTCAAGCACCTGACCGTTATAAGAAAATGCTTTTCAATGCTTCAGCTGAGCAAAACCCCGGCGAACTTCCCGTGCCAGCCGTATTTGTGCTTAACCAAGAAGGAACGATCCTCTTTGAATATATCAATCCCAACTACGACAGCCGTATGAGCGGTAAAATGCTGACGGCAGTACTGGGAAGTCTAGAGGACTAG